Proteins from a single region of Haloterrigena turkmenica DSM 5511:
- a CDS encoding metallophosphoesterase produces the protein MSDERRRSVPDAPRGSAPPRVEPVPGEPAATATVGTERVLLVADYHAGYEAGLRYERGVDVPSHAPERRERLLQLLERTDPDRLVVLGDLMHSIGDPGGAERGELEVLFEAFPPSLSVTVVKGNHDGGIEDWLTPESEREIAALDFDPEAVTVTPGAGVALGDGAVGVCHGHTWPAPEVLECDVVCLGHEHPCVRLEDEVGGSRVERTWLRGRLEPAPFRERPEYAGVSWLKGDDAPPQSPRVVVVPAFNDLVGGTWVNLANQSFLSPFLPAGLVDGEAYLLDGTRLGPYDSV, from the coding sequence ATGTCCGACGAGCGCCGCCGTTCCGTTCCCGACGCGCCTCGCGGTTCGGCACCGCCCCGCGTCGAGCCCGTCCCCGGCGAACCGGCCGCGACCGCCACCGTTGGAACCGAGCGCGTCCTGCTCGTCGCCGACTACCACGCCGGCTACGAGGCCGGCCTGCGCTACGAACGTGGCGTCGACGTGCCCAGCCACGCACCCGAGCGCCGAGAGCGGTTGCTCCAGCTACTCGAGCGCACCGACCCCGACCGCCTCGTCGTCCTCGGCGATCTGATGCACTCGATCGGCGACCCGGGCGGCGCCGAGCGCGGCGAACTCGAGGTGCTCTTCGAGGCGTTCCCGCCCTCGTTGTCGGTGACGGTGGTGAAGGGCAACCACGACGGCGGGATCGAGGACTGGCTTACCCCCGAGAGCGAACGCGAAATCGCCGCTCTCGACTTCGACCCCGAAGCCGTGACGGTCACGCCCGGCGCCGGCGTCGCGCTCGGCGACGGCGCCGTCGGCGTCTGTCACGGCCACACGTGGCCCGCCCCCGAGGTGCTCGAGTGCGACGTCGTCTGTCTGGGCCACGAACACCCCTGCGTCCGCCTCGAGGACGAGGTCGGCGGCAGCCGCGTCGAACGGACGTGGCTGCGCGGCCGGCTCGAGCCGGCCCCGTTCCGCGAGCGTCCCGAGTACGCGGGGGTCTCGTGGCTCAAGGGGGACGACGCGCCGCCCCAGTCGCCGCGGGTCGTCGTCGTTCCCGCGTTCAACGACCTCGTCGGCGGCACGTGGGTGAATCTGGCGAATCAGTCGTTTCTCTCTCCGTTCCTGCCTGCGGGACTGGTCGACGGCGAAGCGTATCTGCTCGACGGGACGCGGCTCGGGCCGTACGACTCGGTGTAG
- the glnA gene encoding type I glutamate--ammonia ligase, translating to MTSGNLTSAEEEVLNEIEEQDIDFLRLQFTDILGTVKNVSVPARQAEKAFTEGIYFDGSSIEGFVRIQESDMRLVPDPDTFAVLPWRQREDGASARMICDVYNTSTGEPFEGDPRNVLKGAIERANDMGYDVNFAPEPEFFMFEEDEDGHATTETADHGGYFDLAPKDLASDVRRDIIYGLEDMGFEIEASHHEVARGQYEINFEYDDALATADNVATFRTVVRAIAAEHDLHATFMPKPIPKINGSGMHTHMSLMTEDGENAFHDEDDEFNLSDTAHSYLAGVLEHAPAITAVANPTVNSYKRLVPGYEAPVYVAWSDRNRSALVRKPAARVPAASRIELRSPDPSCNPYLAFAVMIHAGLDGIEQDLECPDPVRENIYEFDEQKREEYGIETLPSNLGEAVEALEEDEVIYNALGEHVAPKFVEAKRQEFEEYLVDVSQWELDRYLEQY from the coding sequence ATGACAAGCGGAAATCTCACGTCCGCGGAAGAGGAGGTACTGAACGAGATCGAAGAACAGGATATCGACTTCCTTCGACTGCAGTTTACCGACATTCTGGGGACGGTGAAGAACGTCTCCGTGCCGGCCCGCCAGGCCGAGAAGGCCTTCACCGAGGGCATCTACTTCGACGGCTCCTCGATCGAGGGCTTCGTCCGCATTCAGGAATCGGACATGCGTCTGGTTCCCGACCCGGACACGTTCGCCGTCCTGCCCTGGAGACAGCGCGAGGACGGGGCCTCCGCCCGGATGATCTGTGACGTCTACAACACCTCGACGGGCGAGCCCTTCGAGGGCGACCCGCGCAACGTCCTCAAAGGGGCCATCGAGCGCGCCAACGACATGGGCTACGACGTCAACTTCGCGCCCGAGCCGGAGTTCTTCATGTTCGAGGAGGACGAGGACGGCCACGCGACGACCGAGACCGCCGACCACGGCGGCTACTTCGACCTCGCACCGAAAGACCTCGCCAGCGACGTCCGCCGCGACATCATCTACGGCCTCGAGGACATGGGCTTCGAGATCGAAGCCAGCCACCACGAGGTCGCTCGCGGCCAGTACGAGATCAACTTCGAGTATGACGACGCGCTCGCGACCGCGGACAACGTCGCCACCTTCCGTACCGTCGTTCGTGCCATCGCCGCCGAACACGACCTGCACGCGACGTTCATGCCCAAGCCGATCCCGAAGATCAACGGCTCGGGGATGCACACGCACATGTCGCTGATGACCGAGGACGGCGAGAACGCCTTCCACGACGAGGACGACGAGTTCAACCTCTCCGACACCGCCCACTCCTACCTCGCGGGCGTCCTCGAGCACGCGCCGGCGATCACGGCGGTCGCGAACCCGACGGTCAACAGCTACAAGCGCCTGGTGCCGGGCTACGAGGCGCCGGTCTACGTCGCCTGGTCGGACCGCAACCGCTCGGCGCTGGTCCGCAAGCCGGCCGCCCGCGTCCCCGCGGCCTCGCGCATCGAGCTGCGCTCCCCGGATCCCTCGTGTAACCCGTACCTCGCCTTCGCCGTCATGATCCACGCCGGTCTCGACGGCATCGAACAGGACCTCGAGTGTCCCGACCCGGTCCGGGAGAACATCTACGAGTTCGACGAACAGAAACGCGAGGAGTACGGCATCGAGACGCTGCCGTCGAACCTCGGCGAAGCCGTCGAGGCCTTAGAAGAGGACGAAGTCATCTACAACGCGCTCGGCGAGCACGTCGCGCCGAAGTTCGTCGAGGCCAAGCGCCAGGAGTTCGAGGAGTACCTCGTCGACGTCTCCCAGTGGGAACTCGACCGCTACCTCGAGCAGTACTGA
- a CDS encoding thioredoxin family protein has translation MDDPTKPTHLETGDDLDAFLERHDVALVEFYTSGCSLCQAMEPVLGNVARATGIPVALINPGDDIGLVERFEIRSVPTLILFSDGEEIDRRAEGFVGADDVVAMLEDDVPEAVDAA, from the coding sequence ATGGACGACCCGACCAAACCGACGCACCTCGAGACCGGCGACGACCTCGACGCCTTCCTCGAGCGCCACGACGTTGCCCTCGTCGAGTTCTACACCAGCGGCTGTTCGCTGTGCCAGGCGATGGAACCGGTTCTGGGCAACGTCGCCCGTGCGACCGGGATACCGGTCGCGTTGATCAACCCTGGAGACGATATCGGACTCGTCGAGCGATTCGAGATCCGCTCGGTGCCGACGCTGATCCTGTTTTCCGACGGCGAGGAGATCGATCGCCGCGCCGAGGGGTTCGTCGGCGCCGACGACGTCGTCGCGATGCTCGAGGATGACGTTCCCGAGGCCGTCGACGCGGCGTAG
- a CDS encoding Single-stranded DNA binding protein, with translation MELDDHAEDLASDLGVDKEEVKSDLQNLVEYSVPVDEAKQSLRRKYGDGSSGGGAPSSKDIAEITPEDGNVTVTGVVLTSGKRSIRYQGSDHVIVEGRLADGTGAIDYTAWEDFGLSAGDTITAGNAGVREWDGEPELNLGESTSLSFEDESLDIPAAYADEIGGDAQLADLQTGDRAVNVEVAVVECERRTIDGRDGETEILSGVFGDESGRLPFTNWDPAPEIEEGGAVRIENAYVQEFRGVPEVNVSEFSTVTALDREIEVGADSTTMDVGEAVRTGGIYDVELVGNAIAVRDGSGLIQRCPECYRVIQKGQCRTHGDVDGIDDLRVKAILDDGTGAVTVVLDDELTEDVYGGTLEDALEQAREAMDQEVVADTIRERIVGKEYRVRGHLSVDEYGANLDAETFEESADDPEARATAFLEEVRA, from the coding sequence ATGGAACTCGATGATCATGCCGAGGATCTCGCCTCCGACCTCGGTGTCGACAAAGAGGAGGTCAAATCCGACCTGCAGAACTTGGTGGAGTACAGCGTTCCAGTCGACGAGGCCAAACAGAGCCTGCGCCGGAAGTACGGCGACGGCTCGAGCGGCGGCGGCGCTCCCTCGAGCAAGGATATCGCCGAAATCACGCCCGAAGACGGCAACGTCACCGTAACGGGCGTGGTCCTAACGTCCGGCAAGCGATCGATCCGCTACCAGGGCTCGGATCACGTCATCGTCGAAGGCCGACTGGCCGACGGGACCGGCGCGATCGACTACACCGCCTGGGAGGACTTCGGACTCTCGGCCGGCGACACGATCACCGCGGGCAACGCGGGCGTCCGCGAGTGGGACGGCGAACCCGAACTCAACCTCGGCGAGAGTACCTCGCTGTCGTTCGAGGACGAGTCGCTCGACATTCCCGCGGCCTACGCCGACGAGATCGGCGGCGACGCCCAGTTAGCCGATCTCCAGACCGGCGACCGCGCGGTGAACGTCGAGGTGGCCGTCGTCGAGTGCGAGCGGCGGACGATCGACGGCCGCGACGGCGAGACCGAAATCCTGAGCGGTGTCTTCGGCGATGAGAGCGGCCGGCTGCCCTTCACGAACTGGGATCCCGCTCCCGAAATCGAGGAGGGCGGAGCCGTCCGAATCGAGAACGCCTACGTACAGGAGTTCCGCGGGGTTCCCGAGGTCAACGTCTCGGAGTTCTCGACGGTCACCGCCCTCGACCGCGAGATCGAGGTCGGGGCCGATTCGACGACGATGGACGTCGGCGAGGCCGTCCGGACCGGCGGCATCTACGACGTCGAACTCGTCGGTAACGCCATCGCGGTCCGCGACGGATCGGGACTGATCCAGCGCTGCCCCGAGTGCTACCGCGTCATTCAGAAGGGCCAGTGTCGCACTCACGGCGACGTCGACGGGATCGACGACCTCCGCGTGAAGGCAATCTTAGACGACGGTACCGGCGCCGTCACCGTCGTCCTCGACGACGAACTCACCGAGGATGTCTACGGCGGGACGCTCGAGGACGCCTTAGAACAGGCTCGCGAGGCCATGGACCAGGAGGTCGTCGCCGACACGATCCGCGAGCGAATCGTCGGAAAGGAGTATCGCGTGCGCGGCCACCTCTCGGTCGACGAGTACGGCGCGAACCTCGACGCCGAGACCTTCGAGGAGAGCGCCGACGATCCGGAGGCGCGTGCGACCGCCTTCCTCGAGGAGGTGAGAGCATGA
- a CDS encoding ZIP family metal transporter: MSTLGEVVMIATLAGAATGIGALPVYVTERISHRFYDAALGLAAGIMFGAAVFALVVPGLEFGSLWEVVGGVLLGSVFLLAANRLIPHIHLLITGEANGTYPPISGSEVELEAKPKSPSGGGTSDARTADGADAHDEDDVPAPDDDFRQAALVGSAITIHNVPEGLAIGIAFAGGLESVGIALAIAIAVQNVPDGFAMAIPASRTGLSKPKTILYTTLSGAVPEPAAAALGFALVAVVTGLFPVAAGFAAGTMLAVIFREMIPASHGHGYADEATLTFVVGFVVMVIVDVGLAV; encoded by the coding sequence GTGAGCACGCTCGGAGAGGTCGTAATGATCGCAACGCTGGCCGGCGCGGCGACCGGGATCGGCGCGCTGCCGGTGTACGTGACCGAGCGGATCAGCCACCGCTTCTACGACGCCGCGCTCGGCCTCGCGGCCGGGATCATGTTTGGCGCGGCCGTCTTCGCGCTGGTCGTACCCGGCCTCGAGTTCGGCTCGCTGTGGGAGGTCGTCGGCGGCGTCCTCCTGGGGAGCGTCTTCCTGCTGGCCGCGAACCGACTCATTCCCCACATCCACCTGCTCATCACGGGCGAAGCGAACGGGACCTACCCGCCGATCTCGGGGTCGGAAGTCGAACTCGAGGCCAAGCCGAAGTCGCCGTCCGGCGGAGGGACCTCCGACGCGAGGACAGCCGACGGCGCGGACGCGCACGACGAGGACGACGTTCCCGCGCCGGACGACGACTTCCGACAGGCGGCCCTCGTCGGCAGCGCGATCACCATCCACAACGTCCCGGAGGGGCTGGCGATCGGCATCGCCTTCGCGGGCGGCCTCGAGAGCGTCGGGATCGCGCTGGCGATCGCGATCGCGGTCCAGAACGTCCCCGACGGCTTCGCGATGGCGATTCCAGCGAGTCGGACCGGCCTCTCGAAGCCGAAGACGATCCTCTACACGACGCTCTCCGGAGCGGTCCCGGAACCGGCCGCGGCCGCGCTCGGCTTCGCCCTCGTCGCGGTCGTCACCGGGCTCTTCCCGGTGGCGGCCGGCTTCGCTGCCGGAACGATGCTCGCGGTCATCTTCCGGGAGATGATCCCCGCGAGCCACGGCCACGGCTACGCCGACGAGGCCACGCTGACGTTCGTCGTCGGCTTCGTCGTGATGGTCATCGTCGACGTCGGGCTCGCGGTCTAA